TGCTGGAGGTGGACATTTTGGCACAGAGGCTATTAAATCATTAAGAGCATCATCTGCAAAAGTAATTTTGGTTGATACAATATCTAATTGTAAGGCGAGTAAATTCGCGGATGAGAAAGTAAATGGATGTGACATCGATGAGGCATTTAGCATAGAATCCAATAGTGTCAAATTTTTTCTCTGTGATGCTGTAGAATTATTGAACAAAATCATTAGAAGGGCGACCCCCGATCATATCGTTCCGGCCATACCTGGTCATCTAGCTGGGGAAGTAGTCAAAAGATGGCTTGAAGAAGAGGGTTTCAGATTAAAAGGTGACTCAGAAACAGCAATAGAAGTATTGAATGAAATACCAAAGAGCCTTGTTATGAGTTATAATAAAGAAACAGGAAGAATCGTTACGAGTTATATGCCCGAAGGAAGATTATGTAATCTTCCTTGTGATCAACCAATAGATTTTTGTCGTACTACTGGCAGAAAAAAAGCAGGTCCTATGTATAGCATATTAGAATTTGCTACTTGGAAGAAGGCAGAAATCTCTAAAATAATCCATAGTTACAAGCTTCAACGTGATGTCGGTTGTTTTAAGGGAGAAGATATTGTATCATTTTTATCAGAATTAAAGAATAGAAAGACTCCTTACAGTCTGGCTATCGGGACTTCGTGTTCTTGCCATGGTGTTTTAAATCTATTTTTAGTTAACTAATATGAAGATTGAACAAATTCCGCTCATATTCGGTCATTTTTCGAAAATTATTTAATTCATATAATACTCTCTAGTATCTTCTTTCCAAATTCTTTAGCTGCCTCTGGTCCTCTTCCTGTTATTATCCTACCATCCACTTCGACTGGTGCTCCTGATATCTTCGCTCCAGCCTTCTTAAGCTCACTTATGGTTTTGTCTGTACTACAGACCGTTGCCTTTTTATTAAAGAGTAGACCTGCTCGAGCGAGAACTACAGGGGAGATACATATCGCTGAGACTATCTTCCCAAGATCATCTGCCTCTTTAACAATTTCTAGAACTCTTTGGTTGTCCCACAAATAAGTCTGAGAACCAGGACCACCTACAACAACAACTGCATCGTAATCAGCTGGATCGACTTCATCCACAATAATTTGAATGTCTACATTAACGCCTAACATACCTTTGGCTGTTCCTTTGGTTGTGCTGGCTACATGAACTTCTACATCAGCTTTTTCTAAGATATCCTTTGGTACTAGGAACTCCTCGTCTCTGAAATTCTTTGGCGCGATAATTATCAGAACTTTCTTCGACATAAATAGTCTTTTATTGTTATCTCAAACTAGTTAAAAAATCTTCATTTTAGATTGTTTTTCGCTAATAAAGGAAAAAGCAATTTAAGGATCATGTATAAAGTAAGTCTTTAGTGGATTTTATGACCGTCTTAACAAAGCACCTTAGTTTATCTACAAAAGGCGAATTGGATATGATCGATATAACCAATTCGGTAGGTAAAGTTGTAAAAGATACTAAGCTCGAAAACGGTATAGTAACCGTTTTCGTTCCTGGTTCTACTGGTGCCTTGACGACTATTGAGTATGAGCCAGGTCTACTGAAGGATTTCCCAGATATGTTAGAGAGGATCATTCCAAAAAGCCTAGAATATGAGCATGAGAAAAGGTGGCATGATGGTAATGGGCATTCACATGTGAGGGCCTCACTTATAGGACCTAGTCTTACAATTCCTTTCAAGGAGAAGAGGTTAATTTTAGGGACATGGCAACAAGTAGTCTTTATAGAGTTAGATATTCATAGTCGATCAAGAGAGCTAATCTTACAGATAATAGGCGAATGATATTCTCATATCATTAACCAAAATAATATATCTGGTTAGATAAACCATATATATCTAGATCAATAATAGTATCAATCGATGATTTATGAAGCAAATTACTTCTAAGAAAAAGTGTTCGAGATGTGGAGCAACATTCGCTACAGTAGTAGAATATGAGAGGCATATAGAGACATGCGATGCAAACAGGATCAGCAAGAAGGCAGAAAT
This portion of the Candidatus Methylarchaceae archaeon HK02M2 genome encodes:
- a CDS encoding DJ-1/PfpI family protein, yielding MSKKVLIIIAPKNFRDEEFLVPKDILEKADVEVHVASTTKGTAKGMLGVNVDIQIIVDEVDPADYDAVVVVGGPGSQTYLWDNQRVLEIVKEADDLGKIVSAICISPVVLARAGLLFNKKATVCSTDKTISELKKAGAKISGAPVEVDGRIITGRGPEAAKEFGKKILESII
- a CDS encoding secondary thiamine-phosphate synthase enzyme YjbQ, producing the protein MTVLTKHLSLSTKGELDMIDITNSVGKVVKDTKLENGIVTVFVPGSTGALTTIEYEPGLLKDFPDMLERIIPKSLEYEHEKRWHDGNGHSHVRASLIGPSLTIPFKEKRLILGTWQQVVFIELDIHSRSRELILQIIGE